A portion of the Geobacter sp. genome contains these proteins:
- a CDS encoding GTP cyclohydrolase I FolE2 → MSDVQTTRDTRRIPIDKVGVKDISYPIVVMDKNRKFQHTVARINMYVDLPHHFKGTHMSRFIELLNAYREEIGIDKLEAMLADMKKKLGAETAHLEMEFPYFVEKRAPVSRARSLMEYTCSFSATLSDRFDFVLGIQVPVTSLCPCSKELSDYGAHNQRGIVSVEVRYREFIWIEDLIELVERCGSSPVYSLLKREDEKFVTEQAFENPKFVEDMVREVTQRLSALESITWFSVAAENFESIHKHSAFAKIERDMR, encoded by the coding sequence GAAGGACATCTCCTACCCCATCGTGGTGATGGACAAGAACCGGAAGTTCCAGCACACAGTGGCGCGCATCAATATGTACGTGGACCTCCCCCATCACTTCAAGGGGACCCACATGAGCCGCTTCATCGAACTGCTCAACGCCTACCGCGAAGAGATCGGCATCGACAAGCTGGAAGCGATGCTCGCAGACATGAAAAAGAAGCTCGGGGCCGAAACGGCCCACCTGGAGATGGAATTCCCCTATTTCGTGGAAAAGCGCGCCCCGGTTTCCCGGGCCCGCAGCCTGATGGAGTATACCTGCAGCTTCAGCGCCACCCTGTCGGACCGCTTCGACTTCGTGCTGGGTATCCAGGTGCCGGTGACCTCGCTCTGCCCCTGCAGCAAGGAGCTTTCCGACTACGGCGCCCACAACCAGCGTGGCATCGTCAGCGTCGAGGTTCGCTACCGCGAATTCATCTGGATCGAAGACCTGATCGAGCTGGTGGAGCGCTGTGGCTCGAGCCCGGTCTATTCCCTGCTGAAGCGGGAAGATGAGAAGTTCGTTACCGAACAAGCCTTTGAAAACCCCAAGTTCGTGGAGGATATGGTGCGGGAGGTTACCCAGCGACTTTCGGCACTGGAGAGTATCACCTGGTTCAGCGTGGCGGCGGAAAACTTCGAATCGATCCACAAGCATTCCGCCTTTGCCAAGATTGAACGGGACATGCGGTAA
- a CDS encoding cation diffusion facilitator family transporter produces the protein MHADSHFDNSIAGRFSYAIALTALTLLAEVIGGIWTNSLALLSDAAHVFLDLFALILSLGAIRLAAVPASDTRTFGWHRTEVFASFINGVTVFLMAAGIFYEAVLRFMHPEEVKSLPMFVIALIGLVMNLVAAGALHQHSHDDLNVRSAFLHVIGDAAASVGVIIGGLVMYFTDWYQLDACISAVIGCIIFWGSWRVIRESVHILLEGVPRGMSTTEVSESIRGIEGVNDVHHLNIWTICSHILALSAHVDVKPEFKGEQAGVLRHIEELLFDRFHISHTTLQVECTRCIEGPIIKDIRHRPRSSSRQQYSHTHGHGHQHHPGGCDHEH, from the coding sequence ATGCATGCCGACAGCCATTTTGACAACAGTATTGCAGGGCGGTTCTCCTATGCCATCGCCCTGACCGCTCTGACCCTTCTGGCCGAGGTGATCGGCGGGATCTGGACCAACTCCCTGGCTCTGCTTTCCGATGCGGCCCATGTCTTCCTCGACCTGTTCGCCCTGATCCTCTCCCTGGGGGCCATCCGCCTGGCAGCCGTCCCCGCTTCGGACACCCGGACCTTCGGCTGGCACCGGACCGAGGTCTTTGCCTCGTTCATCAATGGGGTCACGGTCTTCCTGATGGCAGCGGGGATCTTCTATGAGGCGGTCCTCCGCTTCATGCACCCCGAGGAGGTGAAGAGCCTCCCCATGTTTGTCATCGCGCTCATCGGCCTGGTGATGAACCTGGTGGCTGCCGGTGCCCTGCACCAGCATTCCCATGACGATCTCAACGTGCGCAGCGCCTTCCTCCACGTCATCGGCGATGCCGCCGCATCGGTGGGGGTCATCATCGGCGGTCTGGTCATGTACTTTACCGACTGGTACCAGCTGGATGCCTGCATTTCGGCGGTGATCGGCTGTATCATCTTCTGGGGATCGTGGCGGGTGATCCGGGAGTCGGTCCATATCCTGCTGGAGGGTGTGCCGCGGGGGATGAGCACTACCGAGGTAAGCGAATCGATCCGCGGGATCGAAGGGGTGAACGACGTCCATCACCTGAATATCTGGACCATCTGCTCCCATATCCTGGCGCTTTCGGCCCATGTCGACGTCAAGCCGGAATTCAAGGGGGAGCAGGCCGGGGTCCTGCGTCACATCGAGGAACTCCTCTTCGACCGGTTCCATATCTCCCACACCACCCTGCAGGTGGAGTGTACCCGGTGCATCGAGGGCCCGATCATCAAGGATATCCGCCATCGTCCGCGTTCCAGTTCCCGTCAGCAGTACAGTCACACCCATGGGCACGGGCACCAGCATCATCCCGGTGGTTGCGACCACGAGCACTGA
- the trxB gene encoding thioredoxin-disulfide reductase: MSSHHRLLILGSGPAGYTAAIYAARANLQPALLTGLQQGGQLMTTTEVDNWPGDPNGVLGPELMERMRLHAERFNTTFLLDQINKADLSQRPFVLTGDAGEYTCDALIIATGASARYLGLPSEDRFKGKGVSACATCDGFFYRGKPVAVIGGGNTAVEEALYLANIASHVTVIHRRDKFRAEKILADRLIEKTKGGNVTIEWHHVLDEVLGDESGVTGIRIRHTSGSTKDIPVHGCFIAIGHSPNTQLFEGQLEMENGYIRTLCGNEGNVTATSVPGVFAAGDVQDEIYKQAITSAGTGCMAALDADRYLDTLKR, encoded by the coding sequence ATGTCGTCACACCACCGGCTCCTGATCCTCGGCTCAGGCCCTGCTGGATACACTGCAGCCATATATGCAGCCCGCGCCAACCTGCAACCGGCGCTACTCACAGGTCTCCAGCAGGGTGGACAGCTGATGACCACCACCGAGGTCGACAACTGGCCCGGCGATCCCAATGGCGTGCTGGGCCCGGAATTGATGGAGCGGATGCGCCTGCATGCCGAACGGTTCAACACCACCTTTCTCCTCGACCAGATCAACAAGGCCGACCTTTCACAGCGCCCCTTCGTCCTTACGGGCGATGCCGGCGAATATACCTGCGACGCCCTGATTATCGCCACAGGCGCCTCGGCCAGATACCTGGGGCTTCCGTCCGAGGACCGGTTCAAGGGGAAAGGGGTCTCGGCCTGCGCCACCTGCGACGGCTTCTTTTACCGGGGAAAACCGGTCGCCGTGATCGGCGGCGGCAACACTGCTGTGGAGGAGGCGCTCTACCTCGCCAACATTGCCAGCCACGTCACGGTCATCCATCGCCGCGACAAGTTCCGCGCGGAAAAGATCCTTGCCGACCGCCTCATCGAGAAGACCAAAGGGGGCAATGTCACCATCGAGTGGCATCACGTCCTGGACGAGGTTCTGGGAGACGAGAGTGGGGTCACCGGCATCCGGATCCGCCATACCAGCGGCTCGACCAAGGATATCCCGGTGCATGGCTGCTTCATCGCCATCGGGCATTCACCCAACACCCAGCTCTTTGAAGGGCAGCTTGAGATGGAAAACGGCTACATCCGCACCCTGTGCGGCAACGAGGGGAATGTCACGGCAACGAGCGTCCCCGGAGTCTTTGCCGCGGGAGACGTCCAGGACGAGATCTACAAACAGGCGATCACCTCGGCCGGCACCGGCTGCATGGCCGCACTGGATGCCGATCGCTACCTGGACACACTCAAACGCTGA
- a CDS encoding threonine ammonia-lyase has translation MDLTSLIHEAEDRLKKRVRRTEMIPSHHFSEKLGVPIWFKCENLQRTGAFKIRGALNFMTSQPREALVRGVITASAGNHAQGVAFSADLLGVKATVYMPESTPPQKVFATRDYGAEVVLTGRTFDEAYAAAVEAGAASGALFVHPFDDPLVIAGQGTIGKEILEDLADVSTVLVPIGGGGLISGIATAIKETHPHVRIIGVESAAAPSMHFSLQKGRILAAPVHVSLADGIAVKRVGKRTFPIVRDLVDEVVLVEEEEIALAIVALLERTKLLVEGAGAVPLAALLGGKVANLSGKTVCVLSGGNIDVKTISVVVERGLLAAGRYLKLKVELDDLPGALARLTAEIALVRANISIITHDRRSKSLPIGKTEVLLELETRGYEHIADVINHLKGVGYEVNVLK, from the coding sequence ATGGATCTCACCAGTCTCATCCATGAAGCCGAAGATCGCCTGAAGAAGCGGGTACGGCGCACCGAGATGATCCCGTCGCACCATTTCAGCGAAAAACTGGGGGTGCCGATCTGGTTCAAATGCGAGAACCTGCAGAGGACCGGTGCCTTCAAGATCCGCGGTGCCCTGAATTTCATGACCTCTCAGCCTCGGGAAGCCCTTGTCCGCGGCGTCATCACGGCTTCGGCGGGCAATCACGCCCAGGGGGTCGCCTTTTCCGCCGATCTCCTCGGGGTGAAGGCCACCGTCTACATGCCCGAGAGCACGCCGCCGCAAAAGGTCTTTGCCACCCGCGACTACGGCGCCGAGGTCGTCCTCACCGGCCGGACCTTCGACGAGGCCTATGCCGCGGCAGTGGAGGCCGGCGCTGCCAGTGGCGCGCTCTTCGTCCATCCTTTCGACGACCCTCTGGTCATTGCGGGGCAGGGTACCATCGGCAAAGAGATCCTCGAGGATCTGGCCGATGTGTCAACGGTGCTGGTTCCCATCGGCGGCGGCGGGTTGATCAGCGGGATCGCCACCGCCATCAAGGAGACCCATCCCCATGTCCGGATTATCGGGGTCGAGTCGGCCGCTGCCCCTTCCATGCATTTTTCCCTGCAGAAAGGGCGGATCCTGGCGGCTCCGGTGCATGTCAGCCTGGCCGACGGCATAGCCGTGAAGCGGGTGGGGAAGCGTACCTTTCCCATTGTGCGGGATCTGGTGGACGAAGTGGTGCTGGTGGAGGAGGAAGAGATCGCCCTGGCCATCGTGGCACTGTTGGAGCGGACCAAGCTGTTGGTGGAAGGGGCCGGTGCGGTGCCGCTGGCAGCGCTGTTGGGGGGGAAGGTGGCGAATCTGTCCGGCAAGACGGTCTGCGTCCTGTCCGGCGGCAACATCGACGTCAAGACCATCTCGGTGGTGGTGGAGCGGGGGCTTTTGGCCGCCGGCCGCTACCTGAAGCTGAAGGTCGAGCTGGACGACCTGCCCGGTGCCCTGGCCCGGCTCACCGCGGAGATTGCCCTGGTGCGGGCCAATATCTCCATCATCACCCACGACCGCCGTTCCAAGTCGCTTCCCATCGGCAAGACCGAGGTGCTCCTGGAGCTGGAAACCAGGGGCTACGAGCATATCGCGGATGTCATCAATCACCTGAAGGGGGTTGGTTACGAAGTAAACGTCCTCAAGTAG
- a CDS encoding DUF2064 domain-containing protein: MVSNVLSALLIFAKWPVPGAVKTRLSPPLTAEEAANLYRCMLLDTLAATRSLAGITRILCYDGGAQEKHFRELAPEVRLVRQQGEGLGERLQSAFGEAFGNGFSSIAVIGTDTPHLATARVVAAFSLLAKGETDLVFGPSDDGGYYLLAMKQQHPELFRAIPWSSATVLEESLARAAAAGLRSTLLPGDFDLDTVDELHRFMALPDQDTAPLTREYLHRLGF, translated from the coding sequence ATGGTTTCTAACGTTTTGTCGGCACTGTTGATATTCGCCAAATGGCCGGTTCCCGGTGCGGTAAAGACCCGTCTTTCGCCCCCGCTGACCGCCGAAGAAGCGGCAAACCTCTATCGATGCATGCTCCTGGACACTCTGGCCGCCACCAGATCGCTGGCAGGCATTACGCGGATCCTCTGCTATGACGGAGGCGCACAGGAGAAGCATTTCCGGGAGCTGGCCCCGGAGGTGCGCCTGGTGCGGCAACAGGGTGAAGGGCTGGGAGAACGTTTGCAGAGCGCCTTTGGCGAGGCATTCGGCAATGGTTTTTCATCCATTGCCGTAATCGGTACCGACACCCCGCACCTGGCAACCGCGCGGGTCGTCGCAGCATTCAGTCTGCTGGCCAAGGGAGAGACAGATCTGGTCTTTGGCCCCAGCGATGACGGCGGCTACTACCTGCTGGCCATGAAACAGCAGCACCCGGAACTGTTCCGGGCAATCCCCTGGAGCAGCGCCACAGTTCTCGAAGAGAGCCTGGCGCGGGCAGCGGCCGCCGGGCTGCGGTCCACCCTGCTCCCCGGCGATTTCGATCTCGATACGGTTGACGAACTGCACCGCTTCATGGCCCTTCCCGACCAGGATACAGCACCGCTCACCAGGGAGTACCTGCACCGTCTCGGGTTTTGA
- a CDS encoding phosphoesterase — MQTLMLRCRPLLACTLIWCMLMAAVAAPADASTLHERSLELLAHTAKTADPADFSFVVMGDSQENIRMLRKVLRQSCAFKPLFILHNGDVTDGGTRTEFTRFLTALAQEAANIPVFVVRGNHERDPQLFREMIGPQLFRLDLPHLNFVLAAVDNSEFDLSEPARDFLKSAVASSRRYRFIAMHIPPYSTTWNWFTFTSGMPELLAMLSIHRPTTAFFSHVHQYARDNSRGYPMVVTGGAGASLHGRDKFPGEPVHHFVLVRVTKEAVTTRLVKVE, encoded by the coding sequence ATGCAGACCTTAATGCTGAGATGCCGACCACTCCTTGCCTGCACCCTGATCTGGTGCATGCTCATGGCAGCCGTCGCTGCGCCGGCAGATGCCTCCACACTCCACGAGCGTTCGCTGGAACTCCTCGCCCATACCGCAAAAACAGCCGATCCGGCGGACTTCTCCTTCGTGGTTATGGGCGATTCCCAGGAAAACATCCGGATGCTGCGAAAGGTGCTGCGGCAATCGTGCGCCTTCAAGCCCCTCTTCATCCTGCACAACGGCGATGTTACCGACGGTGGCACCCGTACCGAATTCACCCGTTTTCTCACCGCCCTTGCCCAGGAGGCGGCGAATATCCCGGTGTTCGTGGTGCGCGGCAATCATGAGCGAGACCCGCAGCTCTTCAGGGAGATGATCGGCCCGCAGCTGTTCCGCCTCGATCTACCGCACCTGAATTTCGTACTTGCAGCGGTGGACAACAGCGAATTCGATCTGTCGGAACCGGCACGGGACTTCCTGAAAAGCGCCGTTGCCTCGTCCCGTCGCTATCGATTCATTGCCATGCACATCCCCCCCTACTCGACCACCTGGAACTGGTTCACCTTCACGAGCGGCATGCCCGAACTCCTGGCCATGCTCTCCATCCATCGTCCCACCACGGCATTCTTTTCCCATGTGCACCAGTACGCGCGGGATAACAGCCGCGGGTATCCCATGGTGGTCACCGGCGGTGCCGGCGCCTCTCTGCACGGCCGGGACAAGTTCCCCGGCGAGCCGGTCCATCATTTCGTGCTGGTCAGGGTGACAAAGGAAGCGGTAACGACACGGTTGGTCAAGGTGGAATAG